Proteins from a genomic interval of Chroococcidiopsis thermalis PCC 7203:
- a CDS encoding phage integrase N-terminal SAM-like domain-containing protein, with protein sequence MEQRPKKLLEQVQDAIRLKHYSYQTKKTYIYWIRLNQNIG encoded by the coding sequence ATGGAACAGCGTCCGAAAAAGCTGCTCGAACAAGTACAAGACGCGATCCGTCTTAAGCACTATTCTTACCAAACAAAAAAAACTTATATTTACTGGATTAGACTGAATCAAAATATTGGGTAA
- a CDS encoding type II toxin-antitoxin system PemK/MazF family toxin, with translation MTFDPGDVVTVDFPGVTGVKRRPAVVLSSATYHANRPDIIIGLITTQTTGIGVTDYVLQDWQVAGLRVASIFRSFIVTLPSSANLVCIRHLSQRDWQGVRACVNIALAELDNSNLSSES, from the coding sequence GTGACATTCGATCCAGGTGATGTTGTCACTGTTGATTTTCCTGGTGTCACAGGTGTTAAACGTCGCCCTGCTGTCGTTTTGTCTTCAGCAACGTATCATGCAAATCGTCCTGATATAATAATTGGGCTGATTACAACACAAACGACTGGGATAGGTGTAACCGATTATGTACTTCAGGATTGGCAAGTAGCAGGTTTACGGGTTGCATCTATTTTTCGGAGTTTCATTGTGACGTTGCCTTCCTCTGCTAACTTAGTTTGTATCAGGCATTTATCACAGCGCGACTGGCAAGGCGTTCGAGCTTGTGTAAATATAGCTCTTGCAGAATTAGACAATTCAAATCTCTCGTCAGAGTCATAA